The DNA window CTACCCACCGCGCTCACCTCTAACAAATTAATcgatatttgtatattaaccGACTCGTGGTAGAGACTAACTGAAGCAAAGCTCAAACGCGAAGTCAAGGATTACCAcattgtatgaatacattgaatttaaaaaggcCAACATAAAGAGTTTCGTTAAAGCAAATATACAATGACTATGTATAAATAGTCTGGTGTAGTACCATTGTACTAACAGTGCTCAATTTCTGTTGCTAAATCTGTActgaaatataaagtaaaagaaataggTAATCACCATCGGAAGCACCACTACGCGTACCGGACGTGTCCACACCTTTCTCCATAGACTCCGCACCACACCCGGAGAGAGTGGAAAGACTGTCCGGCGGTGTCGGCGCATGACGTTTCTTTTTCGATTTAGGTGTTATAGTGCCAATcgatttctaaaaaaaaaaaaacagatgtCTGAAAATCTCTCGTATTATCGGCTATCGATTTCTAAACGAAATGCACCCAattgttacttttattataaaagaaaccaTATCTACACTCTGTAAGGAATTCACTgtaaaaactaacaattaaaatgcGTAAGACCTGGAAATGCTTTCATTACCTTGTGCATTCACATTATTACACTAATATCTCACATATATTTCTGATgacaaatgtttattgttcCTATTATTCTGTGCCGATatgcatatatatatacctttTTATAGTTAGCTGATTTATCCTTTCGTAAGATGATCAGGTGCAGAGAAAACGTGACTTACGATTTCATAATGTTATGAGACGATAATTGTAATAGCAATAAATGTGAAGCATTTTGTGTCGTTGTGACTATCAAAAAGCTATTGTTATGCGATGTCAACTTCAAGGTTATTATCAGAATGTATGATTATGGCGGGTCAtaacattgtataaaatttaacctcTAAAAACCTAATACAATTTCAACAATAACGTTTGGTAACAAAGCGCGCttacaaattgtatttcatttttaaataaatgtatcgaCGTCATTATAATCATTCTATGTTATaaaaacgatatttttttgaatataaaaaaataaacttatacgaattttagtcttctaaatattttatcaattaagtgactaaaatatatacaacaaaaacgattttatcttttttttaaaagataaattaatactttcaAAAAGTATGATAACGTTTCTTACAGCCAGGTACATATaacataacaaacaaaactgtACATCTTTGCCGACATTCGGaatgtaacattaataaatgtatgaaattgtTCGTCTAGTCACGCACGAACATTACAGTTGTGGAATCTTTAATGTAAGCGTCGACGAAAAAAACTATTCGTAAATTCACTGGAAAAATTGTTTCGTTATACTTTGCCTTGTTACAATATTGTTGCAGTGAATCTGATTTATGTAATTTCGTCAGATAAATATCTGACGAAATTACATAAtgtcgttttatattttatttgaattgtcCCCAATTGACTACATACAACTAAGGGAGtagattgataaataaacaatagctATATCTGACGGTGTTCCACCTTAAAAGCTACTGTACTTTTAACGTATTACAACCAGATCAATAACCAATAGGACGCAGCTCTTATGTGTCTGGAGGAAAAAAGGGCGGCTAGTTGTAAGCGgtaatttttagccgacttccaAAAGAAAGAGGTTATTAACTATGCCGTCGTTGGCGCAACTCACTGCCTATCTGGTTATTTGTAAGAAGATATGGAATTTATTTCGTGGCCAGAAACAAGGCAACTTTTCTATAAGTGGAATACCGCGGATTTGAGCGACTTAAAtgttaatagaaataacataaattaacaaacGTACATTCTGATTAAGAGTACGCAATTTCCATCAGTTATCATGtacaaaatttgaaattacttatttatctaAATCGGAAATAGATACAAGTTGttgataatgataaaattcTTTGTGTTTCTTGAACCTAGGATCTACGAGTGAAAACGGTTAAACAACGTTTtagacttttaaattaattttcctaACAACCTACATAACATTTActggttttaaaaaatttagcaGTATTAAACTTACTTGATCAGAATAAACTGTAGAGGTGTGGGAGCTTAGCGACGATATACTGGCAACATCGTCCATAGACACGGACATGGAATTTCTGTCCGCTTTTTGTGCTTCGCTTATGGTGATTGTTGGCGGAGGCGCTGGTGCTTTCGGCTTTTTACGTCGCGGAGTACTTGACGGTAGATTTGGAGTACTCGTCGCCATTGATGATTTATACAAATTGgaactgaaatatttttcggatatttttcatacataaaaTGGCTGTAAACTTCATCAAGAtcgtatttttaatgtttacatttttgtaaatcaCGGTACTTCATTAAACTTCATTATTCGAGTTTGTAGTGTCATTACATTCTACGCGGTGggaaaaatttgtttacacAGCGATTCCATTGTGTTTTACGATCTTAACAAGTTTCGTACTTGTTACCTGCTTGATAATTTAATAGCGGGCATCAATAAtgtattatcattaaaaacaaatgatctttaaattaatcaagTCTTCAAATATTGgagattttgttattgtagGGCGTTAAAATGCCTTAGAACATCAACTACTAAGATAAATACCGAAAATGAAGTTTTCTATTGCAACTAATTcactttcaattaaaaataacaaatccaATTAAACCTATCCATTCAGTAGGTGACCGGTAGTTTATTTTAGCTTCCAAATTGATATAGGTTAAtgctacaaaattaatatgtttcgATTTTGGTAGCTTTTTctgtatttctatatattaacATCTgttaaacaagaaaaaaaaaataacttacctCCTTTGATATGTCTCTTCATCAGATGATGGTTCTTCTCCGTCCGACCAAAAAGGGTTTGAGGGGTTTTGTGCTATGACATGTCTTTTTctgtgaaaaataattaaacttaacacattcagtgcCACCGATTCGCATTACGACTTCACtttgatacaaaaaaatcttagtaaaAAGATGTGTGTTATGAGGTATAgaaactaattataaaatctgGTCAATATACTAACATTGGTGTTTGTAATTCTTTGTTTTGTGGTATTTGGACTGTTGGTACTTCATCTTCGTCTTCACTACTTCCGAAAGGGTTAGTACTAACTCTTTTAGGTTCTTCTATGGGGGTCACCTggaagtatttaaatttgttattattttaatccatAAAACTtggatttttatgttaaaaacttGATTTATACCTTCTCATCTTCGTCGTCATCAGAAAATGGGTTCAGGTAATCGGGATATTCTTGATTTTTAACAATGGTCTTATTTGgtacttctttttttacacCATTTGTAGCTTTATCTATTGATGTGTTGTGTTTTTTTCGTCTTGGTGGTACACTTATACTTTTCTCTGAATCATCTTTAATGGAATTTTTAGATTCTAACATCGCagatatatttgaattagATATGTTTAGGTTGGATTTAGCAAGTCTGCTATCGTCTGTTATATTACTTTCTTCCTTAGGTTCTTCTAGTTTGTTACTTAATATGCCATCATAAATAGAAGACCTATTAGCAGTAGTCAAATTAATGTCCTCTTGTTTGGGTTTGTCTTCCACATGTTCACTGCTATTTGATGCTGTCTCAGTTATCACATTGTCTTCTGACAGTtgtgtttgtaaaaaattaaatttatttatattgctcTTGTATATATTATCAGGCACTTTTTTATAGAAACTttcattaaaactaattacatcATCATTCAAATTGATTGATTTGTTTAGTTCCATATTTTCAACTTTAGAAGAAAAAACTTGGTCTTTACTACTATTTTCAATATCTAAGGATTTATCTACTTTAAGCTTATCTTTAGTGGAAtcttttaaactaatatttgcTAATTTATGATCAATACTTGTGTCTTTTTCTACATTCTTTTCAAACATGCTTATTTTATCTGGAAAAAGGAACAACAACaagcaataaataatacaaaatgctCTGAAAGTTGTATCTCAATTTCAGTGTGCAATAatgatacttattaagttcaaaaattaatggacttcattatttatcattCATAATCAGTCttgcacaaattttatatagctttttatttttaaaagtatttaaagttaaagggATGGATGGTACaaatcttagtaatataaaatgtgcAAACAACAAACACATGCATTGCAAAATGGTTTTGTTGTCATTGTTAAATGTACATTGTGGTAATGCTTAAAATCAGTTTTTCAACACATTTCTAGAATTGTTACCTTACAAAATGATATAGGAAATTTTtaacacatataaaaataagtgaaaaacaaacaaaagatgCTGTTGGTAGTAGTTCTTAGTGACATGCAATTTGAAAGACACAAGATAGTATTAAATGCTCACCTAATACAGACTGTGGCCTGGTCTTAAGTCTTTGACTTACTTGTTCCTCATTACAGGGGTCAGTTTTTGAATCACTTGCATCTCCACTATATGCTAGCATTCCCATCTGgtcattattattgaaaatctttgttgaattgaaattcttttcatttttgCAAGTATCACAACAAAATTCAGATGTATCATCTACTTGATAATTCTTTGGGTTCAAGTGGCCAGAACACTTTGAACATCGGAAACATCTTCTGTGGTAAAGTTTATGATCCACCATCAGTCTTTGTGCCAAATAGACAGGCAATCCACATGCAGCACATTTGTCAAGACCTGTCTTTCCAAATCTTATAGGAGTCTACAAGAGTGATTACAGAGTAAAGAAATCTAGGATATAGAATAGAGTAAAAACTTGCACATACACAAAAGAATAGTGCCAAATAAAGCAGACACAAAAAGAAACATACTATATGCATTAGAAAAAATCATAGATATACTTACAACTGGATGCTTAGTTGTAGGAGATGAGGCTTTTGGCTCACCCTCAGtagctttattatttactgcAAAAAAGGGTATGATATTGCCAATTTCTAAACAGGTAAGATGTAAAAAGAGCAaactttagtttattttcttgttattctttttaatcttaaaataaaattatattcatctCTTACATGtgtaattcgttaattaaatttatactaatataaaaataacccataaataaattattcattaagtttttaatcaaAGAGTCACTCACCTGTATGACTAAGGCGCTGGTAAAACTGAGACAAATATGTTAATACTGACAATCTGTCCGGGACATCATTTTCAACCATATCCTCAGGGTCCAATAGAGCAGGAATTCCTAAATGTTTTTCTGCTATGCTAAAAGCCAGctgattattttcatatatattttctgGTTTAAGTTTGGAAAGGTCACTAAAAAGAATttcgtaaataaattacaaaatgttcaaacataaaatactaatagaatttaataataatattttacatgagATCCGGCCGAAAATGATGAACTAATGCACAAAATGCCATTCCATTCCTCCAAGATGTTGTCATGTTATCAATCTGTATATTAGGACAATCTTTTACCAATCGTTTGCACCATAATTCTAAAGCCTTAGTTCCTTTTACTTCCgacattattgtttattttgtatcacaggtttgtaattttacacatCTCATGAGTGAATATGGAAGGTTCCGCTATAATGCCTTCTGTTAAATCTCTTACATTCATACTGCTCCGAAATGTTACCTATTTCTAGATGATTAATAGGCCAAGAATTTAAAATCAGTAGAAAGAACCGTATGAATcactttaaagaaattatttttatttaaaattatgtgtcAAAATCGTAAGTTTGCTGATGGCAAAATTAGTTGGCAATGACAACAGATAAtgagatattattaaaaatgacagCTGTTGTTTCGTCTGGAAATAATActtcaaaatacaattttgcTGTTTCTAACTATTTTTGAAAGTTTACTGTAATTTATTTGCAAGATATgacaattaaaacatatagtcaGCAATTTGAACACAACTATTACGAAgtagttacatactctttgttGGAACACTGACCTCTATATATTGTGACCAACTGTTGCcggcgactccatccgcgcggaattaaaaaaaaaacttaataagtagcttaagtgtttttccagactatgttctacatctatgtaaaatttcatcgacatccgttgagtcgttctggagataccttcaaacatccatccatacatccatctaaacaatttgcatttataatgttagtaagatatctATGAATTGGAAGCAATATTAGGGAACTTGaactaaaacattttgatactaggtgtttaagttattatcaactagctgttgcccgcttcagtgtttaaatgaataatttcatagaaaggatttaaaaataatggatGAGAACTTATACCAGATCTCCAActtgctttttttaatataaattggaaTGCAACGTATCAAAACAGTAATTTTTGTtgaatgatatttatttaagtatgtattaatattttgtatcagATATAATTTCGATGATAGTATCCCAGtagattttaatcaaaaattggCCGACAAATTCCGAATATGTCGGGCCTGTATCCAGCAGGACATTGATTAGGAACCGCTATTATGTTTCTGCTCACATTTGCTTCATCCAGCAATTGAAGTATTTCCTCGGCATCCAAATCCAGCTGTCGCTTTTGGCGATATAATAATTCTGATTTGATgctttcaattattttctcCACAATCTTGCTTTCactgaaagaaaattttacaatgcTCAGTTCCATAGGttcattattgttttaatttgattgtatCGTAGTCAATAATCTAATGGATGTGTGATTTTTCTGTTATCGTTGATTTATTACAAGTGTAAGATAAACGATTTGTCGGACTCAgtgtaattacatttaatgatAGTGTTCATTTGTTCATAATTACTCTTACTTATATTGTTCAAGGGCTAGCGGCGTCGGTCTGGTCGGTGCAAACATCCAAACGTCACGGCATACGCCATTGATCAACTGTTGACCTGGAGGACAGTTCGTTGGGACCGTGATCATATTAAGGGGAGCATTTTCCATATGCAGTAACCTGTTGAtatgaaagaaattattaactaattattgtataaaatgttaatattaattttagtaccaATTTCTGTATATGTGTACCCAGACCATATATACTAATACTATACatactatacatatatactaatGTCACTAACAAGATTGTGGCGCTAggttaaaagtaattaatttcttattatctTCCATTGTTTTCGTCGTTTTGTCTCAATGATAAGTCCATTATCAATTTTGCTACTGCATTTTCCGTATCAAATCTATGTCGTTAAAGGattcattttgtttgttaatatcATATTGCATGTATGGTTTGATGACTTACGAGTCTTCAATATTTGTCGGAATTGGGCTCGTAGGTCTGAATAGCCAGATGTCGCGACAAACGCCGTTAATCAGCTCCTGACCCGGGGGACAGTTCGTGGGCACCGTGATCATGTTCCGTGGCCCATTTTGTTCGCTATATTGTCGATAAGAATTGATgagtttttaaaagtaaagcacataaaactaatataaacaAGTATCTAAAGCTTTGGCGCATAAAGAAACTGGTATATACTGGTATTATGTGATAGTGACGGTTGGCATATTTTCTCAATTTGCCCTTTCGTTCAAGAGATGCGGTTACTACTCTACTCTACTCTACCAGCAGTTGTTACTAATTAGGATTTTGaaacttatataatttaacgGTCTCGCTAGACTTACTAAACAGCGTCGACAAGGTTTGCGTAGAAGgaatatctattaaaaattttaatggcaTTTTGAAGTATGCACTAACCGTGAGTTACCATTGCCATCACACTGgtacaaaaaagtattatcATTTTGGTAATGATTTTAGAAAAGACAACAgaggtaacaatatgtttgttcGGGTCTTTCTTCTGTGAAAACTCATAGTATAACATAGCTTTTACCGAGAAAGTTCTCAAGTGATATCACCATGTCAATGATCTATTATCAACGTTTctcataatattatatgaaaatcgCTCAAAGCAAATTGTTTCGCCATCATTttgataatgtttcaatattttacgcagttttaaatatctttacaaatatagCAACTTACTTTTCAACTTCCATTGGCATTTTAAGTATATCATCTTGAGACCAAATATCTCTACACTCTCCGTTGATGAGTTGTTGACCTTTTGGACAGTTTGTTGGTACTGTCACCATATTCCATGGTGTTTTATCTTTAGGCCTTCCACTTGTCGCAGTTACAATAGCTAAGAATACTATGTATTTTATCATATCCAATGATTTTTTCGGCTATCACAATAATTAGAAACGTCAGCAAATGTTGCTTATAGGTTATTGAGTACTTCTGATATTCCAGTGCTGTTTATATCAAGTAGATAATTCAATTACATATCAGATAGGGTATCTGGTAAGTGTATATAATGACAAAAGACATCGGTCTTAAGTAggattaaactaaataatttctattgtgatttttagatttttggcatgtaatttaaaatgtactgaACTGTACTGTACTCTCGATGTTAACtcacataatttttaactcgcaataaaaataataacactttCTAGCAATACATGTTGGTTTCAGTagcattttcatatttacggGTTATAATTTTCCGCAACTCTGTAAGTGGTGCGTATTTTGCGTGGCAGGGTATGGTTCATTCTCGCCATTCTAGTTCCTCCCTTTTCTCTTGAATATATTACGTCTCTTACCTTTTAAAGACTAATGATTATGCCCTTATTATTACGATACAAACTGAGGACAtagttgtttcatttttttatattacaaggtggcaaacgagcaagcggccacgtgaattcgccgaaatggcgaagcgaccgctgccatagacattcgcaattgcagatgcgttgcctaccctcaatcgacgaagtaATTATTTCACGTTGACTTCAAACCAAATAGCTCAGTCCGTTGGATGGTAGTCATATTGCAAACGGTTTATCGGCAGACAACTGGCTACGTGCAATGGACGTatacttaattttgtattatatcgaaatatatatatataataggaATCTCTATCTTAACGTTTGACTCTGCGCATATTTTCCCAGGcgcaaataaagttatatggGTATAAAGGACAACAGAACCAATTTTCCAATTGGTCAGTCAATTGTtaacaaattgattaaatGGTCTTAAGTCATCATGAGTCAGTTGAATTTTAAACTCTTTCGTCCCGGAGAATAAGATATAAACATATGGCATGGTATTGAGAGAGTTGAATAGCATTGTTTGTGTCATCCAGGATCAAATTATACTTCCTTTGAGATGAGGAATCATCTGCTCAAGTGTTAGTTTAAACCCAaccattgtttaattttgtttttttttttgttgattttttcttttcaccTGTTGAAATCTAGTTAAAGGTAACTTAAAacatagatataataaaactagttaTTATATTTGGACATAACCAAGGAGCGTGTTGTGAATTCGgtattaacaaaatgtttttttttcataacgaAAACACTTGTTTACGCTAttcaaataatcttaaaaGACACTGCATATAAAAAATcgcttatttattaatacaccACTGCACAATGTCATGTGCGTCACTCTTGTTTGcataaagattaaatataggtaggtacataaaatatatttaaaatagttacaatTTTGTCGCCATTGAATtcgtttatattataaagttaacttAAATCGCCTACGGCTTCTTTCCTTGCATTTATTTTCCAATTATCCATAATAAGCAATccttagaaatattttctatttatactgTAATAgccataaatataaatcttaccttaatttgctatatttttaaatgcattacAGTTACAGAATGAAGACAGTATGTGCTTAGTTAGGTAATTAGTTAGATGCATAGGAAGCAATATACATTTCCGTTTAGTTGCATTTGCGCTTTTTAACACCGTATGCGGATTATTCAACATCGTGGTAGGGAGTTTTATTGATTCAACAGTAGTGTTTGTTTGTGTCCGTCTCACTCACAGCTTGCCGCGCTCGCTACGTGCTACGTGCCCCCCTATTACATCGTTTGTAATACCAGGGTGGGCGATCGATCATTAAGCACTATTCTAACAATTGGACGTTCTAGAAGCATATTGTGTTTAGCGCTCGCTGTGCCAGCAGCATTCATTTGTTTGTGATATTTATACTCGGCTTCATATTTCGTATTGTGTGTGTG is part of the Papilio machaon chromosome 4, ilPapMach1.1, whole genome shotgun sequence genome and encodes:
- the LOC106720406 gene encoding MICAL-like protein 1 isoform X2 produces the protein MSEVKGTKALELWCKRLVKDCPNIQIDNMTTSWRNGMAFCALVHHFRPDLIDLSKLKPENIYENNQLAFSIAEKHLGIPALLDPEDMVENDVPDRLSVLTYLSQFYQRLSHTVNNKATEGEPKASSPTTKHPVTPIRFGKTGLDKCAACGLPVYLAQRLMVDHKLYHRRCFRCSKCSGHLNPKNYQVDDTSEFCCDTCKNEKNFNSTKIFNNNDQMGMLAYSGDASDSKTDPCNEEQVSQRLKTRPQSVLDKISMFEKNVEKDTSIDHKLANISLKDSTKDKLKVDKSLDIENSSKDQVFSSKVENMELNKSINLNDDVISFNESFYKKVPDNIYKSNINKFNFLQTQLSEDNVITETASNSSEHVEDKPKQEDINLTTANRSSIYDGILSNKLEEPKEESNITDDSRLAKSNLNISNSNISAMLESKNSIKDDSEKSISVPPRRKKHNTSIDKATNGVKKEVPNKTIVKNQEYPDYLNPFSDDDEDEKVTPIEEPKRVSTNPFGSSEDEDEVPTVQIPQNKELQTPIKRHVIAQNPSNPFWSDGEEPSSDEETYQRSSNLYKSSMATSTPNLPSSTPRRKKPKAPAPPPTITISEAQKADRNSMSVSMDDVASISSLSSHTSTVYSDQKSIGTITPKSKKKRHAPTPPDSLSTLSGCGAESMEKGVDTSGTRSGASDEVSAVGRRVKGPAPGLPLPARRAVRLQLSGEELQVQLDLLETQQLGLERQGVLIEQMIRDKCDEAVSVPQEEIEDLVIQLCELVNEKNDLFRKQTELMYIRRQQRLEQEQADIEHEIRIIQSRPAVNRIDSDKAREEELVTRLVEIVRLRDELVQQIEAERRRERQEDLAIAASIATKRAQRNSDSNASSIKSTETIVSPKKNKVKDKVKKQLKKAKHTLISKKKDEDKMEKEKKPK
- the LOC106720248 gene encoding uncharacterized protein LOC106720248, whose protein sequence is MIKYIVFLAIVTATSGRPKDKTPWNMVTVPTNCPKGQQLINGECRDIWSQDDILKMPMEVENEQNGPRNMITVPTNCPPGQELINGVCRDIWLFRPTSPIPTNIEDSLLHMENAPLNMITVPTNCPPGQQLINGVCRDVWMFAPTRPTPLALEQYNESKIVEKIIESIKSELLYRQKRQLDLDAEEILQLLDEANVSRNIIAVPNQCPAGYRPDIFGICRPIFD
- the LOC106720406 gene encoding MICAL-like protein 1 isoform X1 yields the protein MSEVKGTKALELWCKRLVKDCPNIQIDNMTTSWRNGMAFCALVHHFRPDLIDLSKLKPENIYENNQLAFSIAEKHLGIPALLDPEDMVENDVPDRLSVLTYLSQFYQRLSHTVNNKATEGEPKASSPTTKHPVTPIRFGKTGLDKCAACGLPVYLAQRLMVDHKLYHRRCFRCSKCSGHLNPKNYQVDDTSEFCCDTCKNEKNFNSTKIFNNNDQMGMLAYSGDASDSKTDPCNEEQVSQRLKTRPQSVLDKISMFEKNVEKDTSIDHKLANISLKDSTKDKLKVDKSLDIENSSKDQVFSSKVENMELNKSINLNDDVISFNESFYKKVPDNIYKSNINKFNFLQTQLSEDNVITETASNSSEHVEDKPKQEDINLTTANRSSIYDGILSNKLEEPKEESNITDDSRLAKSNLNISNSNISAMLESKNSIKDDSEKSISVPPRRKKHNTSIDKATNGVKKEVPNKTIVKNQEYPDYLNPFSDDDEDEKVTPIEEPKRVSTNPFGSSEDEDEVPTVQIPQNKELQTPIKRHVIAQNPSNPFWSDGEEPSSDEETYQRSSNLYKSSMATSTPNLPSSTPRRKKPKAPAPPPTITISEAQKADRNSMSVSMDDVASISSLSSHTSTVYSDQKSIGTITPKSKKKRHAPTPPDSLSTLSGCGAESMEKGVDTSGTRSGASDEVSAVGRRVKGPAPGLPLPARRAVRLQLSGEELQVQLDLLETQQLGLERQGVLIEQMIRDKCEGDEAVSVPQEEIEDLVIQLCELVNEKNDLFRKQTELMYIRRQQRLEQEQADIEHEIRIIQSRPAVNRIDSDKAREEELVTRLVEIVRLRDELVQQIEAERRRERQEDLAIAASIATKRAQRNSDSNASSIKSTETIVSPKKNKVKDKVKKQLKKAKHTLISKKKDEDKMEKEKKPK